One window of Candidatus Dadabacteria bacterium genomic DNA carries:
- a CDS encoding OadG family protein gives MIVEGLKLMLAGMFVVYVFLAALLLMIKISERFFGGEESPAPQPPSGADTGRVAAVISAAVSLHMSQKG, from the coding sequence ATGATTGTTGAAGGGCTCAAACTGATGCTGGCGGGGATGTTTGTGGTTTACGTCTTTCTGGCGGCTTTGCTTTTAATGATAAAAATTTCAGAGCGATTCTTCGGCGGAGAAGAGTCGCCCGCGCCGCAGCCCCCTTCCGGGGCGGACACCGGCCGGGTTGCCGCCGTCATATCGGCCGCAGTTTCCCTCCACATGTCGCAAAAGGGTTAA
- the rpmH gene encoding 50S ribosomal protein L34, with the protein MKRTFQPHRKKAVRVHGFRARMATVGGRRVLKRRMDKGRRILTVQFRSK; encoded by the coding sequence ATGAAAAGAACTTTTCAACCTCACAGGAAAAAGGCGGTGAGAGTCCACGGCTTCCGGGCAAGGATGGCCACGGTGGGCGGGCGTCGCGTTTTGAAAAGAAGAATGGACAAGGGCAGACGCATTTTGACCGTCCAGTTCCGGTCAAAATGA
- the rnpA gene encoding ribonuclease P protein component, translating to MSGGRLRKREKLMEKTDYVRVLRKGRRFSSRNFSVATAENGFGFARIGQIVAKKNVPSAVSRNKIKRRFREVFRLNKQRFGSNDVVFMAKNDSSNLPFPAVSGELLGLVGGEN from the coding sequence ATGAGCGGCGGCAGACTCCGCAAAAGAGAAAAACTGATGGAAAAAACCGACTATGTGCGCGTCCTGAGAAAAGGCAGGAGGTTCTCCTCCCGCAATTTCTCCGTTGCCACGGCGGAAAACGGGTTCGGATTCGCGCGAATCGGGCAGATAGTGGCGAAAAAAAATGTTCCCTCGGCGGTCTCAAGGAATAAAATCAAGCGCCGTTTCAGGGAAGTCTTCAGGCTGAACAAACAGAGATTCGGTTCAAACGACGTCGTATTCATGGCAAAGAACGACTCGTCAAACCTCCCCTTCCCGGCAGTCAGCGGCGAGCTTCTCGGACTGGTGGGCGGGGAGAACTGA
- the yidD gene encoding membrane protein insertion efficiency factor YidD, protein MAARAAVRFAVFLVEVYRTAVSPLLGPHCRFHPSCSQYAADALKTHGLKTGGFMALGRIARCHPLSRGGYDPVKPAK, encoded by the coding sequence ATGGCGGCGCGCGCGGCGGTCAGGTTCGCGGTCTTTCTTGTGGAGGTTTACAGGACGGCGGTCTCGCCCCTTCTGGGGCCTCACTGCCGGTTTCATCCGAGTTGTTCGCAATATGCGGCGGACGCGCTGAAAACCCACGGCCTCAAAACCGGCGGCTTTATGGCGCTTGGAAGAATCGCAAGATGCCACCCCCTCAGCCGGGGCGGCTACGACCCCGTAAAACCGGCGAAGTAA
- the yidC gene encoding membrane protein insertase YidC, producing MRDDNLTFNYIVFAVLAIGVIFGYSKMFPPPGAAPAAKEETAAPEKTQNRTPAPSEPVRGTDLWAHDSRPPGEFVEIDTPLYTARVDTGSGEITSWVLKHYRESPEPGSPPLNLISDQSTAPEAALSFEDGTKAAPFKYDGEQTVRVEGLAREVALTYRSGGVRVVKKLSFSPDTYIIGGRYEITNTSGRTFEYASHFLQNGEVKQGSYGPAEALVLSVAGERKQFNGADDAGQTLSGRVDWLGFSKKYFILAALPESGELTEVHTGRAGGNMVKTRFSYGRFSVPPGGVSVRRWKAYMGPKRESLLRGAGYGFENAIDYGWFGTLSKLAVRVLKYTDRFFNNYGISILVITLVFRLLFLPLSIRGMRSMKDMQKKMERIKPKLDALKEKFKGDKKRQNEEMMRLYTSHGINPLSSLGGCLPMLAQVPVFIALYYGLLYSIDLRHSSFLWIDDLSAPENLFNIPWTPVPFRILPLAMGISWWFSTKLTPTPAAGDTAAMQAKIMQFMPVVFTFIMWDFPSGLVLYWTASNLLSVAQQVYINRSG from the coding sequence ATGCGGGACGACAATCTCACTTTCAACTACATAGTTTTTGCGGTTCTGGCCATAGGGGTCATCTTCGGATACTCAAAGATGTTCCCGCCGCCGGGGGCCGCTCCCGCGGCAAAGGAGGAGACCGCCGCGCCGGAGAAAACCCAAAACCGCACCCCCGCTCCCTCCGAACCCGTTCGCGGGACGGACCTCTGGGCTCACGACTCCCGCCCGCCGGGAGAGTTCGTGGAGATTGACACGCCGCTCTACACCGCGCGCGTTGACACCGGAAGCGGAGAGATAACCTCGTGGGTGCTCAAACATTATCGCGAGAGCCCGGAGCCCGGCTCACCGCCGCTTAACCTGATTTCAGACCAGTCAACCGCGCCCGAGGCCGCGCTCTCTTTTGAGGACGGAACAAAAGCCGCGCCGTTCAAATACGACGGGGAGCAAACCGTCAGGGTTGAGGGGCTTGCAAGGGAGGTTGCGCTCACCTACCGGAGCGGCGGCGTCCGGGTGGTCAAAAAGTTGTCGTTTTCGCCGGACACCTACATCATAGGCGGCAGGTATGAGATAACCAACACTTCCGGGCGGACGTTTGAATACGCCTCCCATTTCCTGCAGAACGGCGAAGTGAAACAGGGCTCTTACGGCCCCGCCGAAGCGCTTGTCCTGTCCGTGGCGGGGGAGAGAAAACAGTTCAACGGCGCGGACGACGCCGGACAGACGCTTTCGGGAAGAGTGGACTGGCTGGGATTTTCAAAAAAATACTTCATACTCGCCGCCCTTCCGGAGTCCGGGGAGTTGACCGAGGTTCACACCGGCAGGGCGGGCGGGAACATGGTAAAAACCCGTTTTTCCTACGGAAGATTTTCCGTTCCGCCGGGCGGGGTGTCCGTGCGCAGGTGGAAGGCGTATATGGGGCCCAAGCGCGAAAGCCTGCTCAGAGGCGCGGGCTACGGATTTGAAAACGCGATTGACTACGGATGGTTCGGAACGCTCTCCAAACTGGCGGTGCGGGTTCTGAAATACACCGACCGCTTCTTTAACAACTACGGAATCTCCATACTTGTAATAACGCTGGTATTCCGGCTGCTGTTCCTGCCCCTCTCCATACGGGGAATGAGGTCAATGAAGGACATGCAGAAAAAGATGGAGAGAATCAAGCCCAAACTGGACGCCCTCAAGGAGAAGTTCAAGGGCGACAAGAAACGCCAGAACGAAGAGATGATGAGGCTTTACACAAGCCACGGAATCAACCCCCTGAGCAGCCTCGGCGGATGCCTGCCGATGCTGGCTCAAGTGCCGGTCTTCATAGCGCTTTACTACGGGCTGCTTTACTCAATAGACCTGCGGCACAGTTCATTTCTCTGGATAGACGACCTGTCCGCGCCCGAAAACCTGTTCAACATACCGTGGACACCCGTGCCGTTCAGGATACTTCCGCTGGCAATGGGGATTTCGTGGTGGTTCTCAACAAAACTTACGCCAACCCCCGCCGCGGGCGACACAGCCGCCATGCAGGCGAAAATAATGCAATTTATGCCCGTTGTATTCACGTTCATAATGTGGGACTTTCCGTCCGGTCTGGTTCTCTACTGGACGGCGAGCAACCTGCTGAGCGTGGCGCAACAGGTATATATAAACCGGAGCGGGTGA
- a CDS encoding Jag N-terminal domain-containing protein: MRETEKEAPTTEEAIEEALIELGVQREEVEVEVLREPSRGILGIGGRKAKVSVRLRRGGGGGGRPGEGRDTGGPPVHSEKVPAEAEEAVKGILDIMGIAHKVKVSETDSAVEVDLKVEESQGLLIGKYGETLRSLEYVVARIVSAKTGKQPNRGKRISIDINGYKREREKELERKATEAARKVIESGRPFTFHRMQAYERKVVYTAVKDMEGIKFETKEDGNAKKITFLPDAK, from the coding sequence ATGAGAGAGACGGAAAAAGAAGCGCCCACAACGGAAGAGGCGATTGAAGAGGCCCTGATTGAACTGGGCGTTCAGAGAGAGGAGGTTGAGGTTGAAGTGCTGCGCGAGCCCTCGCGCGGAATTCTGGGAATAGGCGGCAGAAAGGCAAAGGTGAGCGTCCGGCTCAGGCGCGGAGGCGGCGGAGGCGGACGCCCCGGCGAAGGCCGGGATACCGGCGGGCCCCCCGTACATTCCGAAAAAGTGCCCGCCGAGGCCGAAGAGGCGGTCAAGGGCATTTTAGACATTATGGGCATCGCCCACAAAGTGAAGGTGTCCGAAACGGACTCGGCGGTTGAGGTTGACCTCAAAGTGGAAGAGTCTCAGGGGCTTCTGATAGGCAAATACGGCGAAACGCTCAGGAGTCTTGAGTACGTGGTGGCAAGGATAGTGTCCGCAAAAACCGGCAAACAGCCCAACCGCGGCAAGAGGATCTCAATTGACATCAACGGCTACAAACGGGAACGGGAAAAGGAGCTTGAGAGAAAGGCGACCGAAGCGGCGAGAAAGGTGATTGAATCCGGAAGGCCGTTCACTTTCCACAGAATGCAGGCTTACGAGAGAAAGGTTGTCTACACGGCGGTCAAGGACATGGAAGGAATAAAATTTGAGACCAAAGAGGACGGCAACGCCAAGAAAATAACCTTCCTGCCGGACGCAAAGTAG
- a CDS encoding Sir2 family NAD-dependent protein deacetylase — protein MRDKAGQFLETITAAAPAAVLTGAGVSTESGIPDYRSPGEGMWEKMDQSVVSLDGFMQNPAAYYSYALELHPVRSTAKPNAGHLLFAELERRGLTNGVITQNVDGLHHEAGSRVVRELHGSIRRTVCLACGGATPMDEVMERVKKGESAPVCKCGGVLKPDAVFFGEPLPSEPWNEAVKAVEEAGVLIVAGSSLVVTPASMLPQTALRAGAKLIILNRTETPYDEYADLVVRENISLFAAAVGDMLSVSN, from the coding sequence GTGCGCGACAAGGCAGGGCAGTTCCTTGAAACAATAACCGCCGCCGCTCCGGCGGCGGTTCTCACGGGAGCGGGCGTAAGCACGGAGTCCGGCATACCGGACTACCGGTCTCCCGGCGAGGGAATGTGGGAGAAAATGGACCAGTCCGTGGTGTCTCTGGACGGGTTTATGCAAAACCCCGCCGCCTACTACTCATACGCTCTGGAACTGCATCCCGTGCGCAGCACGGCAAAGCCGAATGCGGGTCATCTGCTGTTTGCCGAACTTGAGCGGCGCGGGCTGACAAACGGCGTCATCACGCAGAATGTGGACGGCCTTCACCACGAGGCCGGGTCGCGGGTGGTGCGCGAACTTCACGGCTCAATCAGGCGGACGGTGTGCCTTGCGTGCGGCGGCGCAACGCCGATGGACGAGGTGATGGAAAGGGTTAAAAAGGGCGAGTCCGCCCCCGTGTGCAAGTGCGGCGGCGTTCTGAAACCGGACGCGGTTTTCTTCGGCGAGCCGCTTCCCTCAGAGCCCTGGAATGAAGCCGTAAAGGCGGTTGAAGAGGCGGGCGTCCTTATAGTGGCCGGGTCGTCTCTGGTTGTAACGCCCGCAAGCATGCTGCCGCAAACAGCGCTCCGCGCCGGAGCGAAACTCATAATCCTGAACCGGACGGAAACGCCCTACGATGAATACGCCGACCTTGTGGTCAGGGAAAATATCTCCCTGTTTGCCGCTGCGGTCGGCGATATGCTGAGTGTCAGTAACTGA
- a CDS encoding MaoC/PaaZ C-terminal domain-containing protein: MSKIFYEDIEVGEEHESTGRTVTEADVVNFAGLSADFNNMHIDEEFAKKTVFKTRVAHGLCVLSISSGLWFTMPRLATIAFMGLEDWRFSGAVKFGDTVRIKRKLAEKREHKRPEMGFLIWELEVLNQSDEVVQKGRWVILVQRKKAA, from the coding sequence ATGTCAAAGATTTTTTACGAAGACATAGAGGTCGGCGAGGAGCATGAGAGCACCGGCAGGACTGTTACCGAGGCCGATGTTGTAAACTTTGCCGGGCTTTCCGCGGACTTCAACAACATGCACATAGACGAGGAGTTTGCAAAAAAGACGGTTTTCAAAACGCGGGTGGCGCACGGGCTTTGTGTCCTCTCCATATCTTCGGGGCTCTGGTTCACGATGCCGAGGCTTGCCACCATTGCGTTTATGGGACTTGAAGACTGGCGTTTTTCCGGAGCGGTCAAGTTTGGCGACACCGTAAGGATAAAGCGCAAACTCGCGGAGAAACGCGAGCACAAGAGACCCGAAATGGGCTTCCTCATCTGGGAACTTGAGGTTCTCAATCAGAGTGATGAGGTTGTTCAGAAGGGCAGGTGGGTGATACTTGTTCAGAGAAAGAAAGCGGCCTGA
- a CDS encoding OB-fold domain-containing protein, whose product MAEGKYAKPLPEFRPETKPFWDGCKQHSLMLPRSKQSGEFFFYPRAFSPGDDMSADIEWVKSPGRGRVWTFSIHHMGPTKAYKEDGAYVVALVELDEGVKMMTNIVECDVNDVKIGMEVEVVFDDVTEEVTLPKFRPVSA is encoded by the coding sequence ATGGCTGAAGGAAAATACGCAAAACCGCTTCCGGAGTTCAGGCCGGAAACAAAGCCGTTCTGGGACGGCTGCAAACAGCACAGCCTTATGCTGCCCCGCTCAAAGCAGAGCGGCGAATTCTTCTTTTACCCGAGGGCTTTCTCCCCGGGGGATGACATGAGCGCCGACATTGAATGGGTAAAGTCTCCGGGAAGGGGCAGGGTGTGGACGTTTTCCATCCACCACATGGGCCCCACAAAGGCCTACAAGGAGGACGGCGCGTATGTCGTGGCGCTTGTGGAACTTGACGAAGGCGTGAAGATGATGACAAACATTGTTGAGTGCGATGTTAACGACGTGAAGATAGGAATGGAGGTTGAAGTCGTTTTTGATGACGTGACGGAAGAGGTAACGCTTCCGAAGTTTCGTCCGGTTTCGGCTTGA